The following coding sequences lie in one Xanthomonas hyacinthi genomic window:
- a CDS encoding SPOR domain-containing protein yields the protein MAARRGKTQARRNSGNGTPGWVWLIAGVAIAAVVFLAAPGLFKKDGDGFLRVGGPRANPDAQPAPVADADVDAAPELPRPAAAAAGSTKPDAKDGKKDAQTQYDFYTLLPGKEVRMSDAELAASARAEAARQARAPQAAATPATATATTAPAKTAAASNPTPLPETATASAPANTVATATKPATASVAPAAAAAAAPDTTRYILQAGSFGASGDAESTKAKLAMLGLSARVESAQISGKTVYRVRMGPYGTASELAAAKQKLTGSGLPAIAIKAQ from the coding sequence ATGGCAGCACGACGCGGTAAGACCCAGGCGCGGCGCAACAGCGGCAACGGCACGCCCGGATGGGTGTGGCTGATCGCCGGCGTGGCGATCGCGGCGGTGGTGTTCCTGGCAGCGCCCGGCCTGTTCAAGAAGGACGGCGACGGGTTCCTGCGTGTGGGCGGCCCGCGCGCCAACCCCGACGCGCAGCCGGCGCCGGTGGCCGATGCCGATGTGGACGCGGCGCCGGAGCTGCCCAGGCCGGCAGCGGCGGCGGCCGGCAGCACCAAGCCCGACGCCAAGGATGGCAAGAAGGACGCGCAGACCCAGTACGACTTCTACACCTTGCTGCCCGGCAAGGAAGTGCGGATGTCCGACGCCGAGCTGGCCGCCAGCGCACGCGCCGAAGCCGCCCGCCAGGCACGCGCGCCGCAGGCCGCCGCCACGCCGGCGACTGCGACCGCCACCACCGCGCCGGCAAAGACGGCGGCAGCGTCCAATCCGACGCCGCTACCGGAAACCGCCACCGCCAGCGCACCGGCCAACACCGTGGCCACGGCGACCAAGCCGGCCACGGCGTCGGTCGCACCCGCAGCGGCTGCCGCCGCCGCGCCGGACACCACCCGCTACATCCTGCAGGCCGGTTCGTTCGGCGCCTCCGGCGATGCCGAATCGACCAAGGCCAAGCTGGCGATGCTCGGCCTGTCGGCGCGCGTGGAGTCGGCGCAGATCAGCGGCAAGACCGTCTACCGCGTGCGCATGGGGCCCTACGGCACCGCCAGCGAACTGGCCGCGGCCAAGCAGAAGCTGACCGGCAGCGGCCTGCCGGCGATCGCGATCAAGGCGCAGTAG
- a CDS encoding SDR family NAD(P)-dependent oxidoreductase, producing the protein MPQTALITGATSGFGAAAVRRFVNAGWRVIATGRRAERLQPLLAEFGAERVHVAAFDIRDAAALDALLAALPEAFRGIDLLVNNAGLAQGTAPAQTALLDDWRTMIDTNVTALVTLTHRLLPTLIQRRGAIINISSVAALYPYPGGNAYGGTKAFVSQFSLGLRSDLHGTGVRVTAIEPGMAETEFTLVRTHGDQGASDKLYHGAQPMSAEDIAEQIFWVATLPPHLNINRLEIMPVTQSFAGFQVARDRE; encoded by the coding sequence ATGCCCCAGACCGCTCTGATCACCGGCGCCACCTCCGGTTTCGGCGCCGCCGCCGTGCGCCGCTTCGTCAACGCCGGCTGGCGCGTGATCGCCACCGGCCGCCGCGCCGAGCGCCTGCAGCCGCTGCTGGCCGAGTTCGGCGCCGAGCGCGTGCACGTGGCGGCGTTCGACATCCGCGATGCGGCCGCACTCGATGCGCTGCTGGCCGCGCTGCCGGAGGCGTTCCGTGGCATCGACCTGCTGGTCAACAACGCCGGCCTGGCGCAGGGCACCGCGCCGGCGCAGACGGCGCTACTGGACGACTGGCGCACCATGATCGACACCAACGTCACCGCGCTGGTGACCCTGACCCACCGCCTGCTGCCCACGCTGATCCAGCGCCGCGGCGCGATCATCAACATCAGTTCGGTGGCCGCGCTGTACCCGTATCCGGGCGGCAATGCCTACGGCGGCACCAAGGCCTTCGTCAGCCAGTTCTCGCTGGGCCTGCGCTCGGACCTGCACGGCACCGGCGTGCGCGTGACCGCGATCGAGCCGGGCATGGCCGAGACCGAGTTCACCCTGGTCCGCACCCACGGCGATCAGGGCGCGTCGGACAAGCTCTATCACGGCGCGCAGCCAATGAGCGCCGAGGACATCGCCGAGCAGATCTTCTGGGTCGCCACGCTGCCGCCGCACCTGAACATCAATCGGCTGGAAATCATGCCGGTGACGCAGTCCTTCGCCGGCTTCCAGGTTGCGAGGGACCGGGAATAG
- a CDS encoding DUF4865 family protein, whose protein sequence is MRARRSYPGSACALRASCRRCGNGVAPFQPVGSGGGAIVALSAAAALEALGEREAERARDDLAAGALAAVSAYEPHGWNLLRLRLWRELSPPPDIGQAYAVGHVSAPARDR, encoded by the coding sequence GTGCGTGCGCGGCGGTCTTACCCTGGATCGGCGTGCGCCCTGCGCGCTTCGTGCAGGCGCTGTGGCAACGGCGTTGCGCCGTTCCAGCCGGTTGGCTCCGGCGGCGGCGCAATCGTCGCGCTATCCGCTGCGGCCGCGCTCGAAGCGCTCGGCGAGCGCGAGGCCGAGCGGGCGCGGGACGATCTTGCCGCAGGGGCGCTCGCCGCGGTGAGCGCCTACGAGCCGCACGGCTGGAATCTGCTGCGCCTGCGGCTTTGGCGCGAGCTGTCACCGCCGCCCGACATCGGCCAGGCCTATGCCGTGGGCCACGTGTCCGCGCCGGCAAGGGATCGCTGA
- a CDS encoding acyltransferase family protein: MRYPGLDLLRALAIVWVMLFHSFVVGGLGPDWAWLSRYGWMGVDLFFVLSGFLIGGQVLAPLARGAPLRYGDFYLRRAFRILPAFAVVLALYLAWPGFREAPGIAPWWMFASFTLNLGIDYANQQAFSHAWSLCVEEHFYLVFPLLAALAMRRPSAPRFVALCSAVVLAGIALRTATWLHDSALDRIGAGLQRNWFIEDIYYPTWNRLDGLLAGVVLATLKVFRPQRWQWLQAHANALLLAGLAVCALALWLFRERTGLLGNAIGWPLLSLGLALLVCAGASLHGVLGRRRVPGAAWLAAISYSLYLTHKAMFHLTQSWFGAALDGRGLLAFGIYAGMALLAAALLHYAVERPFLQLRERRRRKPAEVPVAA; the protein is encoded by the coding sequence ATGCGCTACCCCGGACTGGACCTGCTGCGCGCGCTGGCGATCGTGTGGGTGATGCTGTTCCACTCGTTCGTGGTCGGCGGCCTGGGGCCGGACTGGGCCTGGTTGTCGCGCTATGGCTGGATGGGTGTGGACCTGTTCTTCGTGCTCAGCGGCTTCCTGATCGGCGGCCAGGTGCTGGCGCCACTGGCGCGCGGCGCGCCGCTGCGTTACGGCGATTTCTACCTGCGCCGCGCGTTCCGCATCCTGCCGGCCTTCGCCGTGGTGCTGGCGCTGTACCTGGCCTGGCCCGGTTTCCGCGAAGCGCCAGGCATCGCGCCGTGGTGGATGTTCGCCAGCTTCACCTTGAACCTGGGCATCGACTACGCCAACCAGCAGGCGTTCTCGCATGCCTGGTCGCTGTGCGTGGAGGAGCATTTCTACCTGGTGTTTCCGCTGCTGGCGGCGCTGGCGATGCGGCGGCCGTCGGCGCCGCGTTTCGTTGCGCTATGCAGCGCCGTGGTGCTGGCCGGGATCGCGCTGCGCACGGCGACCTGGCTGCACGACAGCGCGCTGGACCGCATCGGTGCCGGACTGCAACGCAACTGGTTCATCGAGGACATCTACTACCCGACCTGGAACCGGCTCGACGGCTTGCTGGCCGGGGTGGTGCTGGCCACGCTCAAGGTGTTCCGGCCGCAGCGCTGGCAGTGGCTGCAGGCGCATGCCAATGCGCTGCTGCTGGCCGGGTTGGCGGTGTGTGCGCTGGCGCTGTGGCTGTTCCGCGAGCGCACCGGCCTGCTCGGCAATGCGATCGGCTGGCCGCTGCTGTCGCTGGGGCTGGCGCTGCTGGTCTGCGCCGGCGCCTCGCTGCACGGTGTGCTGGGCCGGCGCCGGGTTCCGGGGGCGGCCTGGTTGGCGGCGATCTCGTACAGCCTGTACCTGACCCACAAGGCCATGTTCCATCTCACCCAGAGTTGGTTCGGCGCCGCGCTCGATGGACGCGGGCTGCTCGCGTTCGGAATCTATGCGGGCATGGCGCTGTTGGCCGCCGCGTTGCTGCACTACGCGGTGGAACGGCCGTTTCTGCAGCTGCGCGAGCGCCGGCGGCGCAAGCCGGCCGAGGTGCCGGTGGCGGCATAG
- the speA gene encoding arginine decarboxylase — protein MSDWSLDQARKTYSIPHWADGYFDVDAAGRVVVRPQGADGVAIVLPEVVDAARAAGAKLPMLVRFPDILGERLGKLQAAFAQAQADWDYAGGYTAVYPIKVNQHRGVAGTLAAHHGEGFGLEAGSKPELMAVLALSRPGGLIVCNGYKDREYIRLALIGRKLGLQTFIVIEKPSELKLVLEEARALDVKPGLGVRMRLASLGAGKWQNSGGDKAKFGLSPRQVLDLWKTLRDTEYAELLNLLHFHMGSQISNVRDIANGMREATRYFVELSKLGAKISHVDVGGGLGIDYEGTRSRSYCSINYGLHAYASNIVQPLAEACEQYGLAPPRIVTECGRAMTAHHAVLIANVSEVEQAPEGRVPDAHADEPAAIRHLREIHDELDVRPAVELFQEAQHFHAEGLSSYALGQIDLPQRARIDDLFYAIAHGVRARLSHEEKSHRPVLDELNERLVDKYFVNFSVFESIPDVWAIDQVFPIVPIERLNEAPLRRGVICDMTCDSDGMVKTYVENESLDSSLPLHELRPGESYRIGFFLVGAYQEILGDIHNLFGDTDAIEVSADGDGYRIAQQRRGDTTDVMLDYVGYALADLRAAYAERVAAAQLPAEQAQALSAALEAGLTGYTYLSDEPLG, from the coding sequence ATGAGCGACTGGTCCCTCGACCAAGCCCGCAAGACCTATTCGATCCCGCATTGGGCCGATGGGTATTTCGACGTGGATGCGGCCGGCCGGGTGGTCGTCCGCCCGCAGGGCGCCGACGGCGTGGCGATCGTGCTGCCCGAGGTGGTGGATGCCGCGCGCGCGGCCGGCGCCAAGCTGCCGATGCTGGTGCGCTTCCCGGACATCCTCGGCGAGCGCCTGGGCAAGCTGCAGGCCGCCTTCGCCCAGGCCCAGGCCGACTGGGACTACGCCGGCGGCTACACCGCGGTGTACCCGATCAAGGTCAACCAGCACCGCGGCGTGGCCGGTACGCTGGCCGCGCACCACGGCGAGGGCTTCGGCCTGGAGGCGGGCAGCAAGCCGGAACTGATGGCGGTGCTGGCGTTGTCGCGGCCGGGCGGGCTGATCGTGTGCAACGGCTACAAGGACCGCGAATACATCCGCCTGGCGCTGATCGGGCGCAAGCTGGGGCTGCAGACCTTCATCGTCATCGAGAAGCCCTCGGAGCTGAAGCTGGTGCTGGAGGAGGCGCGCGCGCTGGACGTCAAGCCGGGCCTGGGCGTGCGCATGCGCCTGGCCTCGCTGGGCGCGGGCAAGTGGCAGAACAGCGGCGGCGACAAGGCCAAGTTCGGGCTGTCGCCGCGGCAGGTGCTGGACCTGTGGAAGACGCTGCGTGACACCGAGTACGCCGAGTTGCTGAACCTGCTGCACTTCCACATGGGCTCGCAGATCTCCAACGTGCGCGACATCGCCAACGGCATGCGCGAGGCCACCCGCTACTTCGTCGAGCTGTCCAAGCTGGGCGCGAAGATCAGCCACGTCGATGTCGGCGGCGGCCTGGGCATCGACTACGAAGGCACCCGTTCGCGCAGCTACTGCTCGATCAACTATGGCCTGCATGCCTACGCCAGCAACATCGTGCAGCCACTGGCCGAGGCCTGCGAGCAGTACGGGCTGGCGCCGCCGCGGATCGTCACCGAATGCGGCCGCGCGATGACCGCGCACCATGCGGTACTGATCGCCAACGTCTCGGAAGTGGAGCAGGCGCCGGAAGGGCGCGTGCCCGACGCGCATGCCGACGAGCCGGCGGCGATCCGCCATCTGCGCGAGATCCACGACGAACTGGACGTGCGCCCGGCAGTGGAGCTGTTCCAGGAAGCGCAGCATTTCCATGCCGAAGGCCTGTCCAGCTACGCGCTGGGCCAGATCGACCTGCCGCAGCGCGCGCGCATCGACGACCTGTTCTACGCCATCGCGCACGGCGTGCGTGCGCGCCTGAGCCATGAGGAAAAGAGCCACCGCCCGGTGCTGGACGAACTCAACGAGCGGCTGGTGGACAAGTACTTCGTCAACTTCAGCGTGTTCGAATCGATCCCCGACGTGTGGGCGATCGACCAGGTGTTCCCGATCGTGCCGATCGAGCGCCTGAACGAGGCGCCGCTGCGGCGCGGGGTGATCTGCGACATGACCTGCGACTCCGACGGCATGGTCAAGACCTACGTCGAGAACGAAAGCCTGGACAGCTCGCTGCCGCTGCACGAACTGCGCCCGGGCGAGAGCTACCGGATCGGCTTCTTCCTGGTCGGTGCCTACCAGGAGATCCTCGGCGACATCCACAACCTGTTCGGCGACACCGACGCGATCGAAGTCAGCGCCGATGGCGACGGCTACCGCATCGCCCAGCAGCGCCGCGGCGACACCACCGACGTGATGCTGGATTACGTGGGCTACGCACTGGCCGACCTGCGCGCGGCCTACGCCGAGCGCGTGGCCGCCGCGCAACTGCCGGCGGAGCAGGCGCAGGCCTTGTCGGCGGCGCTGGAGGCGGGGCTGACCGGCTACACCTATCTGTCGGACGAACCGCTGGGCTGA
- the speE gene encoding polyamine aminopropyltransferase has product MSANDNWYIEHFQPTGSAIGYRITGKLDEVQSPFQKIEIYDTTDWGKLMVIDGAVMLTTRDNFFYHEMISHPALFTHAAPKRVVIIGGGDCGTLREVLKHPGVERATQCDIDEQVTRMAEKYFPELCDSNADPRAELLFDDGIAYMANCPAGSVDIVIVDSTDPVGPAEGLFNKAFYASCCKALKDDGILVQQSESPLALLDLIKEMRAEMGKAGFASFHTVPFPQPCYPTGWWSVTLARKHGGFDFRQADAAAKPFATRYYSAHLHTGTQLLPPFVAEALGE; this is encoded by the coding sequence ATGAGCGCCAACGACAACTGGTACATCGAACACTTCCAGCCCACCGGCTCGGCCATCGGCTATCGCATCACCGGCAAGCTGGACGAGGTGCAGTCGCCGTTCCAGAAGATCGAGATCTACGACACCACCGACTGGGGCAAGCTGATGGTGATCGATGGCGCGGTGATGCTGACCACGCGCGACAACTTCTTCTACCACGAGATGATCAGCCATCCGGCGCTGTTCACCCACGCCGCGCCCAAGCGCGTGGTGATCATCGGCGGCGGCGACTGCGGCACCCTGCGCGAGGTGCTCAAGCACCCGGGCGTGGAGCGCGCCACCCAGTGCGACATCGACGAGCAGGTCACGCGCATGGCCGAGAAGTACTTCCCGGAACTGTGCGACTCCAACGCCGATCCGCGCGCCGAGCTGCTGTTCGACGACGGCATCGCCTACATGGCCAACTGCCCGGCCGGCAGCGTGGACATCGTCATCGTCGATTCCACCGATCCGGTCGGCCCGGCCGAAGGCCTGTTCAACAAGGCGTTCTACGCCAGCTGCTGCAAGGCGCTGAAGGACGACGGGATCCTGGTGCAGCAGTCCGAATCGCCGCTGGCGCTGCTGGACCTGATCAAGGAAATGCGCGCCGAGATGGGCAAGGCCGGCTTCGCCAGCTTCCACACCGTGCCGTTCCCGCAGCCGTGCTACCCGACCGGCTGGTGGAGCGTGACCCTGGCGCGCAAGCACGGCGGCTTCGATTTCCGCCAGGCCGACGCGGCGGCCAAGCCGTTCGCCACCCGCTACTACAGCGCGCACCTGCACACCGGCACCCAGCTGCTGCCGCCGTTCGTGGCCGAGGCGCTGGGCGAGTGA
- a CDS encoding P-II family nitrogen regulator codes for MKMIMAVIKPFKLDDVREALAAQGVAGITVTEVKGFGRQKGHTELYRGAEYVVDFLPKVKLEVAVTEDQVERVLEAIVKAAGTGKIGDGKVFVYDLGTVVRIRTGELDADAL; via the coding sequence ATGAAGATGATCATGGCCGTGATCAAGCCGTTCAAGCTCGACGATGTGCGCGAAGCGCTCGCCGCGCAGGGCGTGGCCGGCATCACCGTCACCGAGGTCAAGGGTTTCGGCCGCCAGAAGGGCCACACCGAGCTGTACCGCGGCGCCGAGTACGTGGTCGATTTCCTGCCCAAGGTGAAGCTGGAAGTGGCGGTCACCGAAGACCAGGTCGAACGCGTGCTCGAGGCGATCGTCAAGGCCGCCGGTACCGGCAAGATCGGCGACGGCAAGGTGTTCGTCTACGACCTGGGCACGGTGGTGCGGATCCGCACCGGCGAACTGGATGCGGACGCGCTGTAG
- the ubiK gene encoding ubiquinone biosynthesis accessory factor UbiK has product MIDLNHLDDLARRLSDLMPPGLRESRDELQSTFKSALQAGLGKLDLVTREEFDVQRAVLLRTREKLEALERSVAALEAARSGDAPSAQA; this is encoded by the coding sequence ATGATCGACCTCAACCACCTCGACGACCTCGCCCGCCGCCTCAGCGACCTGATGCCGCCAGGCCTGCGCGAATCCCGCGACGAACTGCAGAGCACCTTCAAGAGCGCGCTGCAGGCCGGACTGGGCAAGCTCGACCTGGTCACCCGCGAAGAGTTCGACGTGCAGCGCGCGGTACTGCTGCGCACCCGCGAGAAGCTGGAAGCGCTGGAACGCAGCGTCGCCGCGCTGGAAGCCGCGCGCAGCGGCGACGCGCCGTCCGCGCAAGCCTGA
- a CDS encoding YifB family Mg chelatase-like AAA ATPase — MSLALVHSRARAGVLAPPVRVEVHLSGGLPATQIVGLPEAAVRESRDRVRAAILCAQYEFPARRITVNLAPADLPKEGGRFDLPIALGILAAAGQLDPQALGNYEFLGELALTGELRAVDGVLPAALAAAQAGRTLIVPAGNGPEAALAQHVQAFTARTLLEVCALLNGTKTLPAAEALPAAPTPFPDLSDVRGQAQARRALEIAAAGHHHLLLIGSPGCGKTLLASRLPGILPEASEAEALEAAAIASVSGRGLDPARWRQRPYRSPHHTASAVSLVGGGTHPRPGEISLAHRGVLFLDELPEWNRHALEVLREPLESGQVTVSRAARSVDFPARFQLVAAMNPCPCGWAGDASGRCRCGDDGIRRYRARISGPLLDRIDLHVDVPRLPPQALRADAAPGESSAAVRARVEQARQRQLARAGCPNGQLGHSQTLRDCRLHPRDEALLERAIDHLRLSARSLHRILRVARTIADLDGSDAIATAHLTEAIGYRQLDRGEPAALRSDPSSRRRPSNDSA, encoded by the coding sequence ATGAGCCTGGCGCTGGTGCACAGCCGTGCCCGCGCGGGGGTGCTTGCGCCTCCGGTTCGGGTCGAGGTCCATCTGTCCGGCGGACTGCCGGCGACGCAGATCGTCGGCCTGCCCGAGGCCGCGGTGCGCGAATCGCGCGATCGCGTGCGCGCCGCCATCCTGTGCGCGCAATACGAGTTCCCGGCGCGGCGCATCACCGTCAACCTGGCTCCGGCCGACCTGCCCAAGGAAGGCGGCCGCTTCGACCTGCCGATCGCGCTGGGCATCCTCGCCGCCGCCGGGCAACTCGACCCGCAGGCGCTGGGCAACTACGAATTCCTCGGCGAGCTGGCCTTGACCGGCGAGCTGCGTGCCGTGGACGGGGTGCTGCCGGCGGCGCTGGCCGCCGCCCAAGCCGGGCGCACGCTGATCGTGCCGGCCGGCAACGGTCCCGAAGCGGCGCTGGCGCAGCACGTGCAGGCGTTCACCGCGCGCACCCTGCTCGAAGTCTGCGCGCTGTTGAACGGCACCAAGACCTTGCCCGCCGCCGAAGCCCTGCCGGCCGCGCCCACGCCGTTTCCCGACCTGAGCGACGTGCGCGGGCAGGCGCAGGCGCGGCGTGCGCTGGAGATCGCGGCGGCCGGTCATCACCACCTGTTGTTGATCGGCAGCCCGGGCTGCGGCAAGACCCTGCTGGCCTCGCGCCTGCCCGGGATCCTGCCCGAGGCCAGCGAGGCGGAGGCGCTGGAAGCGGCGGCGATCGCCTCGGTCAGCGGCCGCGGCCTGGACCCGGCGCGCTGGCGACAACGCCCCTACCGATCCCCGCACCACACCGCCAGCGCGGTGTCGCTGGTCGGCGGCGGCACCCATCCACGCCCGGGCGAAATCTCGCTGGCGCATCGCGGCGTGCTGTTCCTGGACGAACTGCCGGAGTGGAACCGGCATGCGCTGGAGGTGCTGCGCGAGCCGCTGGAATCGGGCCAGGTCACCGTGTCGCGCGCCGCACGCAGTGTCGATTTCCCGGCCCGCTTCCAGTTGGTCGCGGCGATGAATCCCTGCCCCTGCGGCTGGGCCGGCGATGCCAGCGGCCGCTGCCGCTGCGGCGACGACGGCATCCGCCGCTATCGCGCGCGCATCTCCGGCCCCTTGCTGGATCGCATCGACCTGCATGTGGACGTGCCGCGGCTGCCGCCGCAGGCGCTGCGCGCCGATGCCGCGCCCGGCGAGAGCAGCGCCGCGGTGCGCGCGCGGGTGGAGCAGGCACGGCAACGCCAGCTGGCGCGCGCCGGCTGCCCCAACGGCCAGCTCGGCCACAGCCAGACCTTGCGCGACTGCCGCCTGCACCCACGCGACGAAGCGCTGCTGGAACGCGCCATCGACCACCTGCGGCTGTCGGCGCGCTCCTTGCACCGCATCCTGCGCGTGGCGCGCACCATCGCCGACCTGGACGGCAGCGACGCGATCGCCACCGCACACCTGACCGAAGCGATCGGCTACCGGCAGCTGGATCGCGGCGAGCCGGCGGCGTTGCGGTCGGATCCTTCGTCTCGCCGCCGGCCGTCGAACGATTCGGCATAA
- a CDS encoding lysophospholipid acyltransferase family protein: MNHAASSRLAAGTVLAPLRVAAKLAAWVLISVPLLPLQWLLMRFTRGRGAFVLPRLWFACLRTLMGIRVERVGVPRRGGGTLFVGNHISHFDIVVLGSLLRARFIAKNDMERWPGMRHLGALAQTLFISRRRIDAANVAAGVAAQIRPDHDVVLFAEGTTSSGEHVAAFKSSLFSLFLGGDTNARPWTLQPFTLELLSVDGRPLAHGGERDAYAFYGAMQAGAHAMRFLGMSGAVLRVTFHAPIAIAPGTQRKALAQQVHAVVAAVLAAPQGAGSA; encoded by the coding sequence ATGAACCACGCCGCCTCGTCTCGCCTTGCAGCCGGCACTGTCCTCGCCCCCCTGCGCGTGGCCGCCAAGCTCGCCGCATGGGTCCTGATCAGCGTGCCGCTGCTGCCGCTGCAATGGCTGCTGATGCGCTTCACCCGCGGACGCGGCGCCTTCGTGCTGCCGCGGTTGTGGTTCGCCTGCCTGCGCACGTTGATGGGCATCCGCGTCGAGCGCGTCGGCGTCCCGCGCCGCGGCGGCGGCACCCTGTTCGTCGGCAACCACATCTCGCACTTCGACATCGTGGTGCTGGGCAGCCTGCTGCGCGCGCGCTTCATCGCCAAGAACGACATGGAGCGCTGGCCCGGGATGCGCCATCTCGGCGCCCTGGCGCAGACCCTGTTCATCAGCCGCCGCCGGATCGACGCGGCCAACGTGGCGGCGGGCGTCGCCGCGCAGATCCGCCCCGACCACGACGTGGTGCTGTTCGCCGAAGGCACCACCTCCTCCGGCGAGCACGTCGCCGCGTTCAAGTCGAGCCTGTTCTCGCTGTTCCTGGGCGGCGACACCAACGCCCGGCCATGGACGCTGCAGCCGTTCACCCTGGAGCTGCTGTCCGTCGACGGCCGGCCCCTGGCGCACGGCGGCGAGCGCGACGCCTATGCGTTCTACGGCGCGATGCAGGCCGGCGCCCACGCCATGCGCTTTCTGGGCATGTCCGGCGCCGTGTTGCGGGTGACCTTCCACGCGCCGATCGCGATCGCGCCCGGCACGCAGCGCAAGGCGCTGGCGCAACAGGTGCATGCGGTCGTGGCCGCCGTGCTCGCTGCCCCCCAGGGCGCCGGATCGGCGTAG
- a CDS encoding ribonuclease domain-containing protein codes for MPNPIGACGAGAVDVQVFGNSERRLPQAGHGQTYCEGKARRDPGGAAGTYRLVFLVTGGAKKSIIDKRYYSVDHYAGFCTIL; via the coding sequence ATGCCCAATCCGATCGGCGCCTGCGGCGCTGGCGCCGTCGATGTGCAGGTGTTCGGCAATAGCGAGCGGCGCCTGCCCCAGGCCGGCCATGGCCAGACCTACTGCGAGGGCAAGGCGCGGCGCGATCCCGGCGGCGCGGCCGGCACCTATCGGCTGGTGTTCCTGGTCACTGGCGGCGCCAAGAAGTCGATCATCGACAAGCGCTATTACTCCGTCGATCACTACGCCGGCTTCTGCACGATTCTCTGA